In a genomic window of Tissierella sp. Yu-01:
- a CDS encoding penicillin-binding transpeptidase domain-containing protein, protein MFSKKRVIFFSIISFILFVCLGMRLYYIQVYKYPTYSEMALKQRSREISLNPRRGVIYDRYLVPLTNTDSSKIIIIPKDIIINDKELYNEVLENTTLSFGDYNKIINLPNNLLQIPVKNEFEVSNYSNSIFITEVVKRYRKDSLLSHVIGYINKSENTGEAGIERVYDEYLSKSDEKSFVIEYDKSRSIILNGTEYVNEISDPNNPTSVKLTIDSKIQSIVENIIDEERIKGAVVVADVDNGEILALASRPNFNQDEIEKYLSNDEMALYNKAIQVGYPPGSIFKIVVLLAALESEYNILDEDFYCPGYEDINNIRIKCTGVHGEVSLEEAFSLSCNSAFIQVGKKIGSEKIIELAQRLNFGEKINIGLLEEISGNLPDGDNLKGPAIGNISIGQGMIEATPLQITNLLMIIANNGVQKHMTIIDSITNKDGDVIKSYNKEPDKAVVLPSIAEIAYNYLITVVKEGTGKSMNLDSIGGAGGKTGSAEAVLYNDTTIHGWFAGFFPERSPKYVITVFIEEGFSGSKSAAPIFEKISKEINNIYPVY, encoded by the coding sequence TAGCAAGAAACGAGTAATATTTTTTTCAATTATTTCATTTATCCTATTTGTATGTCTTGGAATGAGATTATATTATATCCAAGTATATAAATATCCAACATATAGTGAAATGGCATTAAAGCAAAGAAGTAGAGAAATATCCTTGAATCCCAGAAGAGGTGTAATTTATGATAGATATTTAGTGCCTTTAACAAATACGGATTCGTCAAAAATAATTATTATTCCAAAAGATATTATCATAAATGATAAAGAACTATACAATGAAGTCCTTGAAAACACAACTTTATCCTTTGGGGATTATAATAAAATCATAAATTTACCAAACAATTTGTTGCAAATTCCTGTTAAGAATGAATTTGAAGTTTCAAATTATTCAAATAGTATTTTTATAACAGAAGTAGTTAAAAGATACAGGAAAGATAGCTTATTATCACATGTAATTGGTTATATTAATAAATCAGAAAATACAGGTGAAGCAGGTATTGAAAGAGTTTATGACGAATATCTAAGCAAAAGTGATGAAAAATCATTTGTAATTGAATATGATAAAAGTAGATCTATAATATTAAATGGTACTGAATATGTAAATGAAATAAGTGACCCAAATAATCCAACAAGTGTTAAGCTAACAATAGATTCTAAAATACAAAGTATAGTAGAAAATATAATTGATGAAGAAAGAATAAAGGGAGCAGTAGTTGTAGCTGATGTAGATAATGGGGAAATACTGGCTTTAGCATCAAGACCAAATTTTAATCAAGATGAAATAGAGAAATATTTAAGTAATGATGAGATGGCGTTATATAATAAGGCTATTCAAGTTGGTTATCCGCCTGGTTCTATATTTAAAATTGTAGTATTATTGGCAGCTTTAGAATCAGAATATAATATTTTGGATGAAGATTTTTATTGTCCAGGATATGAAGATATTAATAACATTAGAATTAAATGTACTGGTGTTCATGGAGAAGTAAGTCTAGAAGAAGCATTCTCACTATCTTGTAATAGTGCATTCATTCAAGTAGGTAAAAAAATTGGTTCAGAGAAAATAATAGAATTAGCGCAAAGGTTGAACTTTGGCGAAAAGATAAATATAGGGTTGCTAGAGGAGATAAGTGGAAACTTGCCAGATGGAGATAACTTAAAGGGTCCTGCAATTGGTAATATTTCAATTGGTCAAGGTATGATAGAAGCTACACCATTACAAATAACAAATTTACTTATGATTATAGCAAATAATGGGGTACAAAAGCATATGACAATTATAGATAGTATTACTAACAAAGATGGGGATGTCATAAAGAGTTATAATAAGGAGCCCGATAAGGCTGTAGTTTTACCTTCTATTGCTGAAATAGCATATAATTATTTAATTACTGTAGTTAAGGAAGGTACAGGTAAAAGTATGAATTTAGATTCTATAGGCGGTGCAGGAGGTAAAACTGGTTCTGCTGAGGCAGTTTTATATAATGATACTACAATTCATGGATGGTTTGCTGGTTTCTTTCCAGAACGAAGTCCGAAATATGTAATTACTGTATTCATTGAAGAAGGTTTTTCGGGGTCTAAATCTGCAGCGCCTATTTTTGAGAAAATATCAAAAGAAATTAACAATATTTATCCAGTGTACTAG
- the sigK gene encoding RNA polymerase sporulation sigma factor SigK has product MEKFVLLLLNGLLRPFVILCGYMINSNSFPKPLTKEEEIGYLDRYRNGDEEAKKILIERNLRLVAHIVKKYNNTGKDLDDLISIGTIGLIKAISTFNPEKGTRLATYAARCIENEILMTIRASKKLKIELSLHEPIGVDKEGNEINLLDILGSDVDHVIDEVDLRIQTKKLYKAINDVLKDREKAIIELRYGLVDGGCKTQREIAAMLGISRSYVSRIETRAIEKLNKEMNKS; this is encoded by the coding sequence ATGGAAAAATTTGTTTTGTTATTGTTAAATGGATTGCTTAGACCTTTTGTTATACTTTGTGGTTATATGATAAACTCAAACTCCTTCCCAAAGCCATTGACGAAGGAAGAAGAAATAGGATATCTTGATAGATATCGAAATGGAGATGAAGAAGCAAAGAAAATTCTTATAGAAAGAAATTTAAGACTAGTAGCACATATAGTAAAGAAATACAATAATACTGGTAAGGATTTAGATGATTTGATCTCCATAGGAACAATTGGATTGATTAAAGCGATTAGTACATTTAATCCCGAAAAAGGGACTAGATTAGCCACATATGCAGCTCGTTGTATAGAAAATGAAATTTTAATGACCATAAGAGCATCTAAGAAATTAAAAATTGAACTTTCCTTACATGAACCTATTGGGGTAGACAAGGAAGGTAATGAAATTAACTTGCTAGATATCTTAGGCTCAGATGTTGACCATGTTATTGATGAAGTAGATTTAAGAATTCAAACAAAAAAATTGTATAAAGCCATTAATGATGTATTAAAAGATAGAGAAAAAGCAATTATTGAATTAAGATATGGTTTAGTTGATGGAGGATGTAAAACTCAAAGAGAAATCGCTGCTATGTTAGGTATATCAAGATCTTATGTTTCTAGAATAGAAACTAGAGCTATTGAAAAATTAAATAAAGAAATGAATAAAAGTTAG
- a CDS encoding YhcN/YlaJ family sporulation lipoprotein: MKTKKIFFIAFSLAILIGIAGCAPNDTGLNTNTDRLTTQTRINRNRNWNINNDNDFGDLDGGFDVRDNATNNNTNLNNGMVRRNGTDNQNNLNNNQNTTANDLARKIATLPEVRNASVVLNNDTCLVGIELDNNTTTTANISTALRDKIENMVEDSTNIDNEDISITADPNLLTRIQSLSQRMTTNIGNTVGNDTRDFTDDIEDIIRAIVPGNGNGNGNRNINTNR; encoded by the coding sequence ATGAAAACAAAAAAAATATTTTTTATTGCTTTTAGTTTAGCTATCCTTATAGGAATAGCAGGCTGTGCTCCAAACGACACTGGTTTGAATACTAATACTGATAGATTAACAACCCAGACCAGAATTAATAGAAATAGAAATTGGAATATAAACAATGATAATGATTTTGGTGATTTAGATGGTGGTTTTGATGTAAGAGACAATGCTACAAACAACAATACAAATTTGAATAATGGTATGGTAAGAAGAAATGGTACTGATAATCAAAATAACCTAAACAACAACCAAAACACAACTGCAAATGATTTAGCAAGGAAGATAGCAACACTTCCAGAAGTAAGGAATGCTTCTGTAGTATTGAATAATGATACTTGTTTAGTTGGAATTGAGCTAGATAATAATACTACAACTACTGCAAATATAAGTACTGCTTTAAGAGATAAGATTGAAAATATGGTTGAGGATTCTACAAATATAGATAACGAAGATATATCTATCACAGCAGATCCAAACTTATTGACTAGAATTCAATCATTGTCACAAAGAATGACTACAAATATAGGAAATACAGTAGGAAATGACACAAGAGATTTTACAGATGATATAGAAGATATCATCAGAGCAATCGTACCTGGAAATGGAAATGGTAATGGTAACAGAAATATAAATACTAACAGATAA
- a CDS encoding ATPase, T2SS/T4P/T4SS family, which yields MMPKSNLKIGELLLYAGKITQNQLNEALKEQNITNAKLGEIIVEKGWLTNEDLVEALEFQLGFPRVDLNKYEINISVVTIIPESIVKKYKLIAIDKKEKALVVAMYDPLNIFAIDDVKLFTKMDVEPVIASNEDIIKIIDKYYSVATTKKVLEEFTESYIPVDNEDLDDEEMIEVTSAPIVKLLNSIIEQAIRSKASDIHIEPYQDDIRVRFRIDGDLKEIMILPRTNLSAIVTRVKIIGRMNIAEKRIPQDGRVEMKVNDRDVDIRISTLPTVYGEKIVLRLLDKSSFNFTKDGLGFSKKNLGILNMILEQPHGMILVTGPTGSGKTTTLYTVLRELNVVQRNVITIEDPVEYKLSGINQVQVNMKSGLTFASGLRSILRQDPDTIMIGEIRDNETAEIAVRAAITGHLVLSTLHTNDSSSTIARLVDMGIEPYLVSSAVIGVISQRLVKILCPKCKVQYEASYTDKKLLGVEEDVHLILHKAVGCNSCNQGYRGRSAVHELMPINENIRRLIDRGAMIDDIREMAIEQGMTTLFESAVELAKQGVTTVEEVMRVGFTLG from the coding sequence ATGATGCCAAAATCAAATTTAAAAATTGGAGAACTTTTGCTATATGCTGGTAAGATTACCCAAAATCAGCTTAATGAAGCATTAAAAGAGCAAAATATTACTAATGCTAAATTGGGTGAAATAATAGTAGAAAAAGGATGGCTAACTAATGAAGATTTAGTTGAAGCTTTGGAGTTTCAATTAGGGTTTCCTAGAGTTGATTTAAATAAATATGAAATTAATATTAGTGTTGTTACGATAATACCCGAATCTATAGTAAAAAAGTATAAACTAATAGCTATAGATAAGAAAGAAAAAGCTTTAGTTGTTGCAATGTATGATCCCTTAAACATTTTTGCAATAGATGATGTAAAACTATTTACAAAGATGGATGTTGAACCTGTTATAGCTTCAAATGAAGATATAATTAAAATCATTGATAAATATTACTCAGTAGCTACAACTAAAAAGGTTTTAGAGGAATTTACAGAATCCTATATTCCTGTTGATAATGAGGATTTAGATGATGAGGAAATGATTGAAGTAACTTCAGCACCAATTGTTAAACTGTTAAATTCAATTATCGAACAAGCTATTAGAAGCAAAGCATCAGATATTCACATTGAGCCTTATCAAGATGATATACGAGTTAGATTTAGAATAGATGGAGACTTAAAAGAAATAATGATTTTACCTAGGACAAATCTATCAGCCATTGTAACACGTGTGAAGATAATTGGTAGAATGAATATTGCAGAAAAGAGAATTCCTCAGGATGGCAGAGTTGAGATGAAAGTAAATGATAGAGATGTTGATATTAGAATATCAACCTTACCTACAGTCTATGGAGAAAAAATTGTTTTAAGATTATTAGATAAAAGCAGCTTTAATTTCACTAAAGATGGGTTAGGATTTAGTAAAAAAAATTTAGGTATTTTAAATATGATTTTAGAACAACCACATGGAATGATATTAGTTACAGGACCTACTGGAAGTGGAAAAACTACAACATTATATACTGTGTTAAGAGAACTGAATGTAGTCCAAAGAAATGTAATTACTATAGAGGACCCAGTTGAATATAAATTATCAGGAATAAACCAAGTACAGGTTAATATGAAATCAGGGCTCACATTTGCATCTGGATTAAGATCTATTCTTAGACAAGACCCAGATACAATTATGATTGGAGAAATTAGAGATAATGAAACGGCTGAGATTGCAGTTAGAGCTGCTATTACAGGGCATTTGGTATTATCTACACTTCATACAAATGATAGTTCTTCAACTATAGCAAGATTAGTCGACATGGGTATTGAGCCTTATTTAGTTTCATCAGCTGTTATAGGCGTAATCTCACAGAGACTTGTTAAAATACTATGCCCTAAATGTAAAGTTCAATATGAGGCATCTTATACAGATAAAAAATTATTAGGAGTTGAAGAAGATGTTCACCTAATTCTACATAAAGCAGTTGGGTGTAATTCCTGTAACCAGGGATATAGAGGAAGATCTGCAGTTCATGAACTAATGCCTATTAATGAAAATATTAGGAGATTAATTGACAGAGGTGCCATGATTGATGATATTAGGGAGATGGCAATTGAACAAGGGATGACTACATTATTTGAATCTGCGGTAGAATTGGCAAAACAAGGTGTGACAACAGTAGAAGAAGTAATGAGAGTAGGATTTACTTTAGGATAG
- a CDS encoding type IV pilus twitching motility protein PilT — MNLIELVRSGIDNKASDIHITVGIPPAYRINGKLNFAHDIVLTPQDTLELVKQATNDKQFNELEEKGELDFSYATAGIGRFRVNAYKQRGSYAMALRIIPLYIPTIDSLGLPPVVKDLSSLTRGLILVTGPTGSGKTTTLASIVDQINKERNCHIITLEDPLEYLHKHNKAMVNQREIGMDSHSFGNALRGALREDPDVILVGEMRDLETISIAITAAETGHLVLSTLHTLGAAKTVDRIIDVFPPHQQQQIRVQLASVVQAIITQQLLPKADGNGRIAALEVMVATPAIRNLIREGKIHQIDTAIQTGGQFKMQTMDSSLISLYRRGLIKKETAISQAFNPDEIKRNLI; from the coding sequence ATGAATTTAATTGAATTGGTTAGAAGTGGAATAGATAATAAAGCATCTGATATTCATATAACAGTTGGAATACCACCAGCATATAGAATTAATGGCAAATTAAATTTTGCTCATGATATAGTGTTAACACCACAGGATACATTGGAATTAGTTAAGCAGGCGACAAATGATAAACAGTTTAATGAATTGGAAGAAAAAGGAGAACTGGATTTTTCATATGCAACTGCCGGTATAGGTAGATTTAGGGTAAATGCATATAAACAAAGAGGAAGTTATGCTATGGCCTTAAGAATAATTCCACTTTATATACCAACTATTGATTCTTTGGGACTACCACCAGTAGTGAAAGATTTATCTTCTTTGACAAGAGGGCTCATATTGGTTACTGGGCCAACAGGTAGTGGTAAAACGACAACTTTAGCTTCAATAGTAGACCAAATTAATAAAGAGCGAAATTGTCACATAATAACCCTTGAGGATCCATTGGAATATTTGCATAAACATAACAAGGCAATGGTAAACCAACGTGAAATAGGCATGGATTCGCATAGCTTTGGTAATGCCCTAAGGGGTGCCTTAAGGGAGGATCCAGATGTAATATTAGTTGGTGAAATGAGGGATTTAGAGACCATTTCAATTGCTATAACAGCAGCTGAAACTGGGCACTTAGTATTATCTACCCTTCATACACTTGGTGCTGCAAAAACTGTAGATAGGATTATAGATGTATTTCCTCCTCATCAACAGCAACAGATTAGAGTACAGTTGGCATCAGTAGTACAAGCTATAATTACCCAACAGTTATTACCTAAAGCAGATGGTAACGGTAGAATAGCAGCACTAGAGGTTATGGTGGCTACACCTGCAATCAGAAACTTAATAAGGGAAGGGAAAATCCATCAGATAGATACTGCTATACAAACTGGTGGACAATTTAAGATGCAAACAATGGATTCTTCACTAATAAGTCTATATAGAAGGGGACTTATAAAAAAAGAAACTGCAATTTCACAAGCATTCAATCCTGACGAAATAAAAAGAAATTTAATTTAG
- a CDS encoding type II secretion system F family protein, protein MRYKYKAIAKNGQMVEGTFEAGNESDVVAMIKGNNNLPLSIERDIETEASVELFSPRIKKKDLAVFCRQFYTMIDAGLGIVKCLDILATQTQNRTLKKIISQLYEDVQKGLTLSESMKKHDKVLPSILINMVEAGEVSGSLDTIMERISEHFEKENKIENKVKSSMIYPAALAVVSVVVVIFMLVFVMPTFISMFEGNGTQLPAPTRILIGLSNSLQSYWYLYFIGGFVLTSGLLLFKNTKEGRRLLDTLKLKIPVVKSTTEKIITSRFTRTLSTLISAGIPLIQSIEVVSRVVNNAIVQERLISGIENIRKGIPLSRAVKDVGVFPPMVDSMIRIGEESGSLDEILYKTADFYDEEVESSLQRLTALLEPIMLILMALIIGFIVVAMYMPMFEMVNTI, encoded by the coding sequence ATGAGATATAAATATAAAGCAATAGCTAAAAATGGGCAAATGGTAGAAGGAACTTTTGAGGCTGGTAATGAGTCAGATGTTGTAGCCATGATAAAAGGGAATAATAATCTTCCCTTATCAATAGAAAGAGATATTGAGACGGAAGCTAGTGTTGAGCTTTTTTCACCAAGAATTAAGAAAAAAGACTTAGCTGTTTTCTGTAGGCAGTTTTATACAATGATAGACGCAGGGCTTGGTATAGTTAAGTGTCTAGACATATTGGCTACGCAGACCCAAAACAGGACATTAAAAAAAATAATTTCTCAACTATATGAGGATGTACAAAAAGGATTAACATTATCTGAGTCCATGAAAAAACATGATAAAGTATTGCCATCTATTTTGATTAATATGGTTGAAGCTGGTGAAGTAAGCGGTAGTTTAGATACTATTATGGAAAGAATCTCAGAGCACTTTGAGAAGGAGAATAAGATAGAGAACAAAGTTAAATCTTCAATGATTTATCCTGCAGCATTAGCAGTTGTATCCGTTGTAGTAGTTATATTTATGCTTGTATTTGTAATGCCTACTTTTATTAGCATGTTTGAGGGAAATGGTACTCAACTACCTGCTCCGACTAGAATTTTGATTGGATTAAGCAACTCACTACAGTCCTATTGGTATCTATATTTTATTGGGGGTTTTGTTTTAACTTCTGGATTGTTGTTATTTAAGAATACTAAGGAAGGAAGAAGACTTTTAGATACACTTAAGCTGAAAATTCCAGTAGTAAAGTCAACGACAGAGAAGATAATTACCTCTAGATTCACAAGAACATTATCAACACTAATATCAGCAGGTATACCACTTATTCAATCAATTGAAGTAGTATCAAGAGTTGTTAACAATGCCATAGTTCAGGAACGCTTAATCTCTGGAATTGAGAACATAAGAAAAGGAATTCCATTATCAAGAGCTGTTAAAGATGTAGGTGTATTTCCGCCAATGGTAGATTCTATGATTAGAATTGGAGAGGAATCAGGTTCCCTTGATGAAATATTATATAAGACAGCAGACTTTTATGATGAAGAAGTAGAATCCAGTCTACAAAGACTAACAGCCCTATTAGAACCAATAATGTTAATATTGATGGCCCTTATTATAGGTTTTATAGTAGTAGCAATGTATATGCCAATGTTTGAGATGGTAAATACGATATAA
- a CDS encoding type II secretion system protein, translating to MIKWLNKKRNKKGFTLVELVVVIAILGVLSAIAVPRLTGITSDAQDKADEASIKTVESAISIAVANGDILYKDGNWSSKDGDSLNGTNGFVLNNDVDDINTLEGILIGKYLDEAPKKAGTDPAEYLKVTFTVNEEDYEVEWSTDVDN from the coding sequence ATGATAAAATGGTTAAACAAAAAAAGAAATAAGAAAGGTTTCACATTAGTTGAGCTTGTAGTAGTAATAGCTATTTTAGGTGTTTTATCTGCAATTGCTGTACCTAGATTAACTGGAATTACATCAGATGCTCAAGATAAGGCAGATGAAGCATCAATTAAGACAGTAGAATCTGCAATCTCAATTGCAGTAGCTAATGGAGATATATTATATAAAGATGGCAATTGGTCTTCAAAAGATGGAGACAGTTTAAATGGGACAAATGGATTTGTTCTTAATAATGATGTAGATGATATTAATACTTTAGAAGGAATATTAATTGGAAAATATTTAGATGAAGCACCTAAAAAGGCAGGTACAGATCCAGCAGAATACTTAAAAGTAACTTTTACAGTAAATGAAGAGGATTATGAAGTTGAATGGAGCACTGACGTCGACAATTAA
- a CDS encoding A24 family peptidase: MTIVILIYGLIIGSFLNVCVYRIPLNESIAFPGSHCPNCDTHLKWYDNIPVISYLTIMGKCRYCREKVSLQYPIVEALNAILYLIMFSKFGFDLDFAFYSLLSSVLIVITFIDLKEMIIPDVLVVVIIILSLLYKIINYLHNGVSPQLLNSIGGLLLAGGLFLIIVFLSKGGMGGGDVTLIAALGFVLGIKYIFLNIFLSFVTGAIISIFLLATKIKTRKDPIPFGPFIVISFFLTVLKGQVIINWYFTLLI; this comes from the coding sequence ATGACTATAGTAATCTTAATATATGGCCTAATCATAGGTTCCTTCTTAAATGTATGTGTTTATCGTATACCTCTGAATGAAAGTATTGCATTTCCAGGTTCACATTGTCCTAATTGCGATACTCATCTTAAATGGTACGATAATATACCAGTAATATCATATTTGACTATTATGGGTAAATGCAGATATTGTAGGGAAAAAGTTTCCCTGCAATATCCTATTGTAGAAGCTTTAAATGCCATATTGTATTTAATTATGTTTTCGAAATTTGGTTTTGATTTAGATTTTGCATTTTATTCTTTATTGTCCTCAGTTCTTATTGTCATTACTTTTATCGATCTGAAGGAAATGATTATTCCCGATGTTTTAGTTGTTGTTATTATAATTTTATCATTATTATACAAAATAATTAATTATCTACATAATGGTGTATCTCCACAATTATTAAATAGTATTGGGGGATTATTATTAGCAGGAGGATTATTTTTAATTATTGTCTTCTTATCTAAAGGTGGCATGGGTGGAGGAGATGTTACATTAATTGCTGCCTTAGGTTTTGTCTTAGGTATAAAGTATATTTTCTTAAACATATTTTTATCCTTTGTCACAGGTGCAATTATTTCAATATTTTTATTAGCAACAAAAATTAAAACGAGAAAAGATCCTATTCCCTTTGGACCTTTTATAGTTATATCATTTTTTTTAACAGTACTTAAGGGACAGGTTATTATAAATTGGTATTTTACTTTATTGATTTAA
- the pilM gene encoding pilus assembly protein PilM: protein MNLIKNRNILSIDFGPNELKIVEGKYSKKGILINNSFSIELPEGIYVDGQIQDMDQMGYLLRNGLPNKKIASRDTYGVINSSRIIMRDITLPKVEETQLEAILKYQLEDYLPVDPDEYVVKHLVLGIIMEDDVEKLKVLLICVPNDIVVSHLSLFKNIGLKPIILDYHGNAISKLMNFGELVNSTYINDSTIACIDLGYECTSLTITKEGHIEVSRIVDTGTSEFISNFKNRSEDLSQDEIKAYYKDILYQIEMIFRYYRTREIGKEINLMVIHGTMSDINGIEEMFSNYFDRPCIKLDSLSKVKFSEDLSKYAVAIGGLIRVGEV, encoded by the coding sequence TTGAACTTAATAAAAAACAGGAACATTTTATCAATTGATTTTGGTCCAAATGAGTTAAAAATTGTAGAAGGAAAATATTCTAAAAAAGGAATATTGATAAACAACAGTTTTTCAATAGAATTACCGGAAGGTATATATGTAGATGGACAAATACAGGACATGGACCAAATGGGCTATTTATTAAGAAATGGATTACCTAATAAAAAAATAGCTTCTAGGGATACTTATGGCGTCATAAATTCATCTAGAATTATAATGAGGGATATTACTCTGCCAAAGGTTGAAGAAACCCAACTTGAAGCTATTTTAAAGTATCAACTTGAAGATTATTTGCCAGTAGATCCTGATGAATACGTAGTTAAGCATCTTGTCTTAGGAATAATAATGGAAGATGATGTTGAAAAATTGAAAGTTTTACTTATATGTGTTCCAAATGATATTGTTGTAAGCCATTTAAGCCTTTTTAAGAATATAGGTTTAAAACCAATTATATTGGATTATCATGGAAATGCTATAAGCAAGCTTATGAATTTTGGAGAATTAGTTAATAGTACTTATATTAATGACAGTACTATTGCATGTATCGATTTAGGCTATGAATGTACAAGCCTTACAATAACAAAAGAAGGTCATATTGAAGTTTCTAGAATTGTAGATACTGGAACTAGTGAATTTATTAGTAATTTTAAAAATAGATCTGAAGATTTAAGCCAAGATGAAATTAAAGCATATTATAAGGATATTTTATATCAGATAGAGATGATATTTAGATATTATAGAACAAGAGAAATTGGTAAAGAAATTAATTTGATGGTCATCCATGGTACTATGTCAGATATAAATGGAATTGAAGAGATGTTTTCCAATTACTTTGATAGACCATGCATTAAGTTAGATTCATTAAGTAAAGTTAAATTTAGCGAGGATCTATCAAAATATGCAGTGGCTATAGGCGGTTTAATTAGAGTTGGAGAGGTGTAA
- a CDS encoding PilN domain-containing protein — protein sequence MQDLNFFEPYIEKREIKFNKIYFLYILLLSLFVAIIFIGIYNQIRISALQKSVEQRKEVAENPKTIERVNEIKELESKVNTFKTEVDKIIELDKVIESKDMIGEELLRSIKSKMPEALFLNSFSAYEREIQISGTARDTYSIAELAKGLELIEEIEDIFVSSITDTDNGYSFVINLTLKDESEDGKEVNQE from the coding sequence ATGCAAGACTTAAACTTTTTTGAACCATATATAGAAAAAAGAGAGATTAAGTTTAATAAGATATATTTTCTATATATCCTATTATTATCTCTATTTGTAGCTATTATTTTTATTGGTATATATAATCAGATTAGAATAAGTGCTTTACAGAAATCAGTGGAGCAGAGAAAGGAAGTAGCTGAGAATCCAAAGACTATAGAAAGAGTAAATGAAATAAAAGAGCTTGAGAGTAAAGTTAACACCTTCAAAACAGAAGTTGATAAGATTATCGAATTAGACAAAGTAATTGAATCAAAAGATATGATAGGTGAAGAGTTACTAAGGTCTATAAAAAGTAAAATGCCTGAAGCTTTGTTCTTAAATAGCTTTAGTGCATATGAAAGGGAAATCCAGATATCAGGAACAGCTAGAGATACATACTCAATAGCTGAATTAGCAAAGGGGCTTGAGCTTATAGAAGAAATTGAAGATATTTTTGTTTCAAGCATAACTGATACTGATAATGGCTATAGTTTTGTCATTAATCTAACATTAAAGGATGAGAGTGAAGATGGAAAAGAAGTTAATCAAGAATAA